One genomic region from Candidatus Cetobacterium colombiensis encodes:
- the ftsA gene encoding cell division protein FtsA translates to MRDNITRLALDVGNGKIKFILGELSTEGLKLRVLDYLEVPSEGIKRSVVEDPELLTASIAKGLKELQQRNGREFERVSLGISSDRIVSKTDHGCIEFDEKEITAQDMYDLIELVKGSILKNDEIVIEQEAYNVRVNSSGILKNPIGQVGRSIQGDVHLITIKTDQLDPLVEVINNAGLEIEDIFLNASASAKSTLEYEDRQMGVALIDIGEGVTDIAIYKNDKIIYTKSLSIGGMHFVNDISYLLKIPKRESKEILEKLREKQYSNGIIKTENGEYNLDEIKEIIDARIGDLINFISKTIEESGFNGYLGKGLAFTGGAVSIDEIFSKVGNKMECAVRKVSPFPLRGLENVNASMSTVIGILLSKLEAEFKKRNEVKTESVEENFVAVETENEVSTELPINETIFRQEDFEEEYEEEVATDGALNKIKKWISNFI, encoded by the coding sequence ATGCGAGATAATATCACAAGATTGGCCTTGGATGTGGGAAATGGAAAAATAAAATTTATTCTTGGAGAACTTAGTACAGAAGGTTTGAAATTAAGAGTATTAGATTATTTAGAAGTACCAAGCGAAGGAATAAAGAGATCAGTAGTAGAAGATCCAGAACTTTTAACTGCTAGTATCGCTAAAGGGTTGAAAGAGTTACAGCAAAGAAATGGGAGAGAGTTTGAAAGAGTTTCATTAGGGATAAGTAGTGATAGAATCGTATCTAAGACAGATCATGGTTGTATTGAATTTGATGAAAAAGAAATTACAGCTCAAGATATGTATGATTTAATTGAACTAGTAAAAGGGAGTATATTGAAAAATGACGAAATCGTCATAGAACAAGAAGCCTATAATGTTAGAGTTAACAGTTCAGGGATATTAAAAAATCCAATAGGTCAGGTTGGAAGAAGTATTCAAGGAGATGTTCACTTAATAACTATAAAAACAGATCAATTAGATCCACTTGTAGAAGTTATTAACAATGCAGGATTAGAGATAGAAGACATATTTTTAAATGCTTCGGCTTCGGCTAAATCAACTCTAGAATATGAAGATAGACAAATGGGAGTAGCTCTTATAGATATAGGTGAAGGCGTTACAGACATTGCTATCTATAAAAATGATAAAATAATTTATACAAAATCATTATCTATAGGTGGAATGCACTTTGTAAATGATATAAGTTATTTATTAAAAATACCTAAGAGAGAGTCTAAAGAAATTCTTGAAAAACTAAGAGAAAAACAGTATTCTAACGGAATTATAAAAACAGAAAATGGAGAGTACAACTTAGATGAAATAAAAGAGATAATAGATGCAAGAATAGGTGATTTAATTAATTTCATTTCAAAAACAATAGAAGAGTCTGGTTTTAACGGATATTTAGGAAAAGGATTAGCTTTTACTGGAGGCGCTGTCTCAATAGATGAAATATTTAGTAAAGTTGGAAACAAAATGGAGTGTGCAGTTAGAAAAGTAAGTCCATTTCCACTTAGAGGTCTAGAGAATGTAAATGCATCAATGTCTACAGTAATTGGAATTTTATTATCAAAACTAGAGGCAGAATTTAAAAAGAGAAACGAAGTTAAAACTGAAAGTGTTGAAGAAAATTTTGTAGCTGTTGAAACTGAAAATGAAGTTTCTACAGAGCTTCCAATAAATGAAACTATTTTTAGACAGGAAGATTTCGAAGA
- a CDS encoding cell division protein FtsQ/DivIB, protein MKKIFKIVIILALTFIIIQVEKDFKNREFFNISKVHISEVSPSLKIDLEKIKTEILGKNINDLNLEGLEQKLLRDVRVKKVSIAKENLNEITIDIIEKESSYYAQHKSGIYTMDEQGTIFGKLDEYPKESMPILVVKADDEKSELLEIMEKLKKIDLKDEVSQLYFENKHLIYIVLRDGTKIKTEPEVSKNKYEITMNLYKELIKTKIIDYIDIRFKDIVVREKEGKNAR, encoded by the coding sequence TTGAAAAAAATATTTAAAATTGTTATAATATTGGCACTAACTTTTATTATTATTCAGGTAGAAAAAGACTTTAAAAATCGAGAGTTTTTTAACATATCAAAAGTTCATATAAGTGAAGTTTCACCAAGTCTTAAAATTGACTTAGAAAAAATTAAAACAGAGATTTTAGGAAAAAATATCAATGATTTAAATTTAGAAGGATTGGAACAGAAATTACTAAGAGATGTAAGGGTAAAAAAGGTATCAATCGCAAAGGAAAATTTGAATGAAATTACGATTGATATAATTGAAAAGGAAAGTAGTTATTATGCACAACATAAATCTGGAATTTATACAATGGATGAACAAGGAACTATTTTTGGAAAACTAGATGAATACCCTAAAGAAAGCATGCCGATTCTTGTTGTAAAAGCAGATGATGAAAAGAGTGAACTTTTGGAAATAATGGAAAAGTTAAAAAAAATTGACTTAAAAGATGAGGTTTCACAGCTATATTTTGAAAATAAACATTTAATCTATATAGTGTTGAGAGATGGAACTAAAATAAAAACAGAACCAGAAGTTTCAAAAAATAAGTATGAAATAACAATGAATCTATATAAAGAATTAATCAAAACTAAGATTATAGACTATATAGATATAAGATTCAAAGACATAGTAGTGAGGGAAAAGGAGGGGAAAAATGCGAGATAA
- a CDS encoding D-alanine--D-alanine ligase — protein MRIAVVMGGITSEREVSLRSGQAVLNSLLRQGYDAYKIDLTKDNLVSAFIDNDYDLVYLTLHGEYGEDGRVQSVLDMLGKKYTGSGVTGSAVAMDKVLTKIIAKDLGIRIPATYNSLEEVKEYPVVIKPAKEGSSVGLYICETKEEAQKAYDLLQGKEPLIEEFVKGEELTAGVLNGEKLGVVRIKPKSGLYDYESKYTVGKTEYECPAQIDEKAYEEASEAARKIHEKLGLKGVTRSDFILKDGKTYFLEVNTCPGMTETSLAPKLASLKGYTFDDLTKIMVENC, from the coding sequence GTGAGAATAGCAGTTGTTATGGGTGGAATTACATCAGAAAGAGAAGTCTCTTTAAGAAGTGGTCAAGCAGTTTTAAATAGTTTATTAAGACAAGGCTATGATGCTTATAAAATAGATTTAACTAAAGATAACTTAGTATCAGCATTTATAGATAATGATTATGATTTAGTTTATTTAACTCTTCATGGAGAATACGGAGAAGATGGTAGAGTTCAGTCAGTTTTAGACATGTTAGGTAAAAAATATACAGGTTCAGGAGTTACAGGAAGTGCAGTAGCGATGGATAAAGTTTTAACTAAGATAATAGCAAAAGATTTAGGAATAAGAATACCTGCAACTTATAACTCATTAGAAGAAGTAAAAGAATATCCAGTAGTTATAAAGCCAGCAAAAGAAGGGTCTAGTGTGGGACTATATATATGTGAAACAAAAGAAGAAGCTCAGAAAGCATATGATTTACTTCAAGGAAAAGAACCTTTAATAGAAGAGTTTGTAAAAGGTGAAGAATTAACAGCAGGTGTTTTAAATGGAGAAAAGTTAGGTGTAGTTAGAATAAAGCCTAAGTCTGGATTATATGATTATGAATCAAAATATACAGTTGGTAAGACAGAATATGAATGCCCAGCTCAAATAGATGAAAAAGCATATGAAGAAGCCTCAGAAGCAGCAAGAAAAATACATGAAAAGTTAGGACTAAAAGGTGTAACAAGAAGTGATTTTATCTTAAAAGATGGAAAAACTTATTTTTTAGAAGTGAATACTTGCCCTGGAATGACAGAAACAAGTTTAGCTCCAAAATTAGCATCATTGAAAGGTTATACTTTTGATGATTTAACTAAAATTATGGTTGAAAATTGTTAA